In Fusarium oxysporum f. sp. lycopersici 4287 chromosome 2, whole genome shotgun sequence, a genomic segment contains:
- a CDS encoding prolyl-tRNA synthetase, with the protein MEGAAEQSKSALKKAEKQARLAAEKAAKAAKQTNLPVVGGKKADEIIGITVSKAENFPQWYQEVVLKAEMVEYYTEISGFFVLRPLAMHIWNEIRKWFQAHIEEMGVDETNFPMFLSSKSLEKEKDHVEGFAPELAWVTKAGDKDLEVPVAVRPTSEAVMYPYYAKWIRSHRDLPFRLNQWNSVVRWEAKQTTPFLRTREFLWQEGHTAHLTEELAGAEVLEILELYAGVYEKLLAVPVVRGRKTENEKFAGGYYTTTVEGYIPSNGRGIQGATSHALGQNFSKMFDITVEDPANKGSHIHVWQNSWGLSTRVIGVMVMIHGDDKGLVLPPRVAKTQVVIVPVGITKKTTPEERQKHEEQVEDIRANLKKAGVRVTSDWREGYTPAWKFNDWELKGVPLRIEFGPKDAAKGVVSTARRDTGEKGEIAITDVATKIPELLETIQADMYSKAEKSFREHRLTITKWEDVLPALDNKNVVLIPFCGAPKCEDRIKELTTREDQPDVPENQKLATMGMKSLCVPFEQPEGIVPGETKCLSPECQGNADKWTMFGRSY; encoded by the exons ATGGAGGGCGCCGCCGAACAGTCCAAGAGCGCCttgaagaaggccgagaagcaggctcgtcttgctgctgagaaggctgccaaggctgctaAGCAGACCAACCTTCCTGTCGTCGGTGGAAAGAAGGCGGACGAGATCATTGGAATTACAGTGTCCAAGGCCGAGAACTTCCCCCAATGGTACCAGGAGGTGGTACTCAAGGCCGAGATGGTCGAGTACTACACCGAGATTTCGGGTTTCTTCGTTCTCCGACCTCTTGCCATGCACATCTGGAACGAGATCCGAAAATGGTTCCAGGCTCACATCGAGGAGATGGGTGTTGACGAGACCAACTTCCCCATGTTCCTGTCCTCCAAGTctctcgagaaggagaaggatcaCGTCGAGGGCTTCGCCCCTGAGCTTGCTTGGGTCACCAAGGC TGGTGACAAGGACCTCGAGGTTCCTGTTGCGGTCCGTCCTACCTCCGAAGCCGTCATGTACCCCTACTATGCCAAGTGGATTCGCAGCCACCGAGATCTCCCCTTCCGCCTCAACCAATGGAACTCCGTCGTTCGTTGGGAGGCTAAGCAAACAACTCCTTTCCTCCGAACTCGTGAGTTCCTCTGGCAGGAGGGCCACACTGCTCACTTGACTGAGGAGCTTGCTGGTGCTGAGGTGCTCGAGATTCTCGAGCTTTACGCTGGTGTTTACGAGAAGCTTCTGGCTGTTCCCGTCGTTCGAGGCCGAAAGACCGAGAATGAGAAGTTCGCCGGTGGTTATTACACCACCACTGTCGAGGGCTACATCCCTTCCAACGGCCGTGGTATCCAGGGCGCTACCTCTCACGCCCTTGGCCAGAACTTCAGTAAGATGTTCGACATCACTGTTGAGGACCCTGCCAACAAGGGCTCTCACATCCACGTCTGGCAGAACTCTTGGGGTCTCTCAACCCGTGTCATCGGTGTCATGGTCATGATTCACGGTGACGATAAGGGTCTGGTTCTTCCTCCCCGCGTTGCCAAGACTCAGGTTGTCATCGTCCCTGTtggcatcaccaagaagactACCCCTGAGGAGCGACAGAAGCACGAGGAGCAGGTTGAGGACATCCGAGCCAACCTTAAGAAGGCTGGTGTTCGTGTCACCTCGGATTGGCGAGAGGGTTACACTCCTGCTTGGAAGTTCAACGACTGGGAGCTCAAGGGTGTTCCTCTACGTATCGAGTTTGGTCCCAAGGATGCTGCCAAGGGCGTTGTCAGCACTGCGCGACGTGACACCGGTGAGAAGGGAGAAATTGCCATCACCGATGTCGCTACCAAGATCCccgagcttctcgagaccATCCAGGCCGACATGTACAGCAAGGCCGAGAAGTCTTTCCGAGAGCACCGCCTCACTATCACCAAGTGGGAGGATGTTCTTCCCGCTCTTGACAACAAGAACGTTGTGCTCATCCCCTTCTGCGGTGCCCCCAAGTGTGAGGACCGCATCAAGGAGCTCACCACTCGTGAGGACCAGCCCGATGTGCCCGAGAACCAGAAGCTTGCCACTATGGGCATGAAGAGTCTTTGTGTTCCCTTCGAGCAGCCCGAGGGTATTGTCCCCGGTGAGACCAAGTGCCTCAGCCCTGAGTGCCAGGGTAACGCCGACAAGTGGACCATGTTCGGACGAAGCTATTAA